GGCGAATTCGCGCAGCCGGCGCCGTTGCCGTTCGGTGCTTCGGATGTCGCCGCGTGCGAACAACCGGGCGGCGATGCGGAAACCGCCCTCACGCAACAGCTCCGGCTCCGGCAGCCGCTCGTCGGCCTTCATGACAACGAGTGTTGTCACTTTGCGTTCGAAAGGTCAAGGGCGATCAAACCATCCCCAACCACTACGAGGCGTTGATCTGCGGAAGCAGATCAACGACCGACACGTGCCGTTCCAGCCAACGACCGCGAGCTGCAGCGCCACGGACACCCGCTCGGGGCTCGCACACCGCTCCTCTGGCCACCTGACTGGGGCAGCTGGCGCCCACCGCAACGGGTGATTTGCGACTCACCCCACCTCCGGCGCAACCCCAGGCGAGCCAGCAAACCCAACATGTAGATATAAAATCCTCGCAGGGCACTACATGTTGCGATGATGCACCAGTGTCTCGCTACGGTCACAAGTTCTGACAAATGCAGCATGTTTCGGATATTTCGATTAGCCTAATGAAGTGGTGCCGGAACAGACGACACCACACAGCCGCTGCGGCGGACACCTACGTCTCCCGGGGGAGAAGGCCATGTCCACCACTCTTGATCAGCGCACCGTCTTACCACCAGATGAGTCCGAGCTTCGCGAGGAGCTGGAGCGCCTGGCTGATGTGCTGCACGCGCGGACAGTCGACCGACCCCTGACTCGCGTTGCCCGGCTGGTCGGGCCCGACGGCGGGCAAGTGGAGCTACCGGAAGAGCTTTATCAGCTTCTTCTCCAGGTGGTCGATGACCTGAACAACGGCCTCGCAGTAGTGATCCAGCCGTCGAACGCAGTATTGACCACCCAGGAAGCCGCCGACCTTCTTCACATCTCGCGTCCCACCCTGGTCAAGCTGCTCGAGCGTGGCGAGATCGAGTATCACAAGGTGGGTCGCCATCGGCGCATCTACCTGCGCGACGTACTCGAATACGACGAGCGGGTGCGCCACGAACGCGAGGCTGCTCTCGATGAGATGGCCCGCGAGTCAGCCCACGACGGTACATCCGACCGGATGACTGGGTTCATATCGACCAGATAACAAAATGTGAGACGGGCGAGCGTCCCAACTCGCTCACCTCGCATTATGCAGCTCCCCCGAAACAGTGCGTAGTGCACACTGCAAGGCGTGGCTTTTCCGGCGATCCTTGATGCTTGCGTATTAGTTCCCTACGACATAGCAGACCTGTTGCTTCGGCTCGCGCACGAGAAAACCTACAGGCCCCTGTGGTCCTCAGACATCCTGAAGGAAACCGAGCGAACGCTAGTGACGAAGCTGGGCATGCCACCCGAGAAGGTCCACCGGCGCCTTCAGCGCATGCGTCAGCACTTTCTCGACGCCGAGGTGGAGGGCTACGAGGACCTTATTGAGGCTATGACCTGCGACGAGAAGGACCGGCACGTGCTCGCGGCAGCTGTGCGCGCGAATGCCTCAGTTATCGTGACCGCGAATGTCAAAGACTTCCCCGCCTCATCGGTGGAGCCTTACGACATCAATGTGCTCAGCCCAGACGAGTTCCTGCTGGACCAGCTCGATCTCTACCCAAGCCGGACCATAAAGGTCCTGGAAAGACTCACCGCCGGGCGCCGCAACCCTCCGGAAACGCCTGCCATCTTCCTCGACAAGCTGCAGCCGTACGTGCCGGGTTTCGCAGGGGAGGCACGAAAATATCTTAGGGGGCCACGAATCCATCGCTTGCGCCCCTCGAAAGGAATGCTCCCGCCGCAGCGCCTGCCGCGCTGAGCCACGCCCGCATGGTCAAAGTGTAGCCAATTCAAGAATTTCGGAACAGCGTTTTCAGGGTGCGCAATACTTCACGCGCGTGGCGGACGGTAACGCGACCAATCAGAATTAGGACCATGAGATCGTCATGCCCCGCACATCCCCGAACCACGGGGCGCAAGCTGCCCCCTAATCAGGGCAAGTCCCGGCTTGCCTCCAAGCGACACACCGTCAGGGGGACACCCGCATGCCGTCGAGTGATCGGCATCGTGTATGATGTGAACTGCTGCGGATGTAGTTCAATGGTAGAACATCAGCTTCCCAAGCTGAGAACGCGGGTTCGATTCCCGTCATCCGCTCTCGGAACGAAGCCCTCGGCCGGAAGGCTCGGGGGCTTCGTCATTGTGGGCGGTGTTCGCGGCTCTCCGGCCGTCGAACGACCGCGATTGTCGGCCCTTCGGGGCAGGCTTACGGGTATGACGCTCGACTTCGTTCCCGCCACCCGCGCGGTAGCGGATCTGCTGCCCCGAATCACCGATCTCGCCGCCCCGACCCCCTGCGAGCACTACACCGTGGCCGATCTCCTCGACCACCTCGACGGCCTCGCGTTCGCGTTCACCCTCGCCGCGCGTAAAGAGCCCGGGCCGGTGACCGACCAGCCGCCCGCGCCGAACGGCGCGAACCTGTCCGACGACTGGCGCACGCGGCTCCCCGAGCGGCTGGAGGAACTCGCCCGTGCCTGGCGCGAGCCCGCGGCGTGGGAGGGAACGACGAAGGCCGGCGGCATAGAACTGTCCGGCGAGCAGGCGGGCCTCGTGGCCTTGACGGAGGTCGTGGTCCACGGCTGGGACCTGGCTCGCGCCACCGGCCAGTCCTACGACCCCGATCCTCGGGCCCTGACGCCCGTCCACGAACACACGAACGCGATCGCCGCCGCCGGGCCGGTGGAGGGCCTGTTCGGACCGGCCGTCGAGGTCCCCGCCGACGCGCCGCTGTTGGATCGCGTCATCGGCCTCACGGGGCGGGACCCGAAGTGGCGACCTCGCACGTCGACTCCGTGACGTCGGCCTCTCAGCCGCCCACGAGATCCCGCACGTACACCGGTTCGTCGTGCTTCGTTTTGCCCGTGTCGCGGAAACCGCAGCGACGCCAGAACCCCTCCGCGCTGTCGTCCCCCGGCACGAAGGTGGTCTCGACCGACGTCCAGCCGCGCTCGCGCAGTTCCTCGACGAGCCGCTCCACGGCCTGTCGGCCGATACCCCTGCCCTGGTACGACGCGTCGATCATGAACCGTACGAGGTACGGCACCCCGGTCTCGACCTCCACCAGGAGCACGCCCACCACGACGTCGTCGAGGTGGATCGCACGCAGAATGGCGTCCGGTTCGTAGTTCCCCTCGGCCACGGTGTAGGCGGCGGGGGCCACCAGCCGTTCCTGCCCCTCGGCCAACCTCAGCTCGCACACCGCCCGCACGGTGTCCCGAGTCACCGGCCGCAACGACACAGCCATGCGGGGAACCGTAGCCGTCTCGGGGCCGTTGTCACCACGAAATTCCGGAGGCCGACGTACCCGAGGTGCGAACACGCGTACGCAGACTGCGGACACGCGTTCGTAAAGTGCGGACACGCGCGGAAGAGGTTCGACGAACGGCCATCGGCCGGATGGCCGACGCGACGCGGCGAGACGGTCCGCTCGGCCGAGGTCGCCCGCCCCTCACCGGCCATAGCGTCAGGGCATGACTTCGGCACAGGAGACAGCCCTGACGTACGGATTCGGCGCGTTCATGGTCGTGTGGGCGGTACTACTGATTCCCCAACTCATCAGCCACCATGCGAGGTTCGGGCGCGTCGACGTCCGGCGCGTGGTGGTGACCGGCGTCGTCACGCTGTACACCTGTCTCGCCGTGGCCGTGGTGTTGCTGCCCCTGCCCGAACCGGGGGACCCACGCCTGACGCAGACCGTGCAGCTCGTGC
The window above is part of the Saccharomonospora glauca K62 genome. Proteins encoded here:
- a CDS encoding helix-turn-helix domain-containing protein, producing the protein MSTTLDQRTVLPPDESELREELERLADVLHARTVDRPLTRVARLVGPDGGQVELPEELYQLLLQVVDDLNNGLAVVIQPSNAVLTTQEAADLLHISRPTLVKLLERGEIEYHKVGRHRRIYLRDVLEYDERVRHEREAALDEMARESAHDGTSDRMTGFISTR
- a CDS encoding PIN domain-containing protein, coding for MAFPAILDACVLVPYDIADLLLRLAHEKTYRPLWSSDILKETERTLVTKLGMPPEKVHRRLQRMRQHFLDAEVEGYEDLIEAMTCDEKDRHVLAAAVRANASVIVTANVKDFPASSVEPYDINVLSPDEFLLDQLDLYPSRTIKVLERLTAGRRNPPETPAIFLDKLQPYVPGFAGEARKYLRGPRIHRLRPSKGMLPPQRLPR
- a CDS encoding TIGR03086 family metal-binding protein, encoding MTLDFVPATRAVADLLPRITDLAAPTPCEHYTVADLLDHLDGLAFAFTLAARKEPGPVTDQPPAPNGANLSDDWRTRLPERLEELARAWREPAAWEGTTKAGGIELSGEQAGLVALTEVVVHGWDLARATGQSYDPDPRALTPVHEHTNAIAAAGPVEGLFGPAVEVPADAPLLDRVIGLTGRDPKWRPRTSTP
- a CDS encoding GNAT family N-acetyltransferase, with the translated sequence MAVSLRPVTRDTVRAVCELRLAEGQERLVAPAAYTVAEGNYEPDAILRAIHLDDVVVGVLLVEVETGVPYLVRFMIDASYQGRGIGRQAVERLVEELRERGWTSVETTFVPGDDSAEGFWRRCGFRDTGKTKHDEPVYVRDLVGG